The proteins below are encoded in one region of Brassica napus cultivar Da-Ae chromosome A6, Da-Ae, whole genome shotgun sequence:
- the LOC106347443 gene encoding UPF0496 protein At3g49070-like: protein MGIRVSSKIKRLLASTASGNSSPKDGDDVDVREEYANAFRTESYNQFWTRVISLNRKKPTLSSSSSPIESSSTSARLMSYRLFAHNLLEPDPNTVNRILDLSRVGRPARSLLADYFLETANAFLLCTLLLKNIHRLRSKYESLKPKFQSETHSSLAFLDQFTELSRWFDPFISSGSRIQLTRTGCLSLLKRLESSRDKTRTKLKLINGLTHSAGLLVLALTTTLIVTIASHAFALFIAGPTLLTGRFKPVGLRNKLTKTAARLDVAAKGTYILSRDLDTISRLVTRINDEVEHVRAMAEFWAGRGSGRVRGGEEVARELKRCEESFSEELDELEEHIYLCFMTINRARNLVVREIMHPDDPPDCSFAPKSK from the exons ATGGGCATAAGAGTTTCATCGAAGATCAAAAGGCTTCTTGCATCCACag CTTCGGGAAATTCAAGTCCCAAAGATGGTGATGACGTGGACGTCAGAGAAGAATATGCAAACGCCTTCCGCACAGAATCATACAATCAGTTTTGGACACGTGTCATTAGTTTAAACCGCAAAAAGCccaccttgtcttcttcttcttcaccgaTCGAATCATCCTCCACGTCAGCTCGTCTCATGTCATACCGCCTCTTCGCACATAACCTGCTAGAACCGGATCCGAACACCGTCAACAGAATCCTGGATTTATCCCGGGTCGGACGTCCCGCTCGTTCTCTTCTCGCTGATTACTTCTTGGAGACGGCAAACGCTTTCTTGCTTTGCACGCTATTACTTAAAAACATTCACCGTCTCCGTTCTAAGTACGAATCTCTGAAACCAAAATTTCAATCGGAGACACATAGTTCGTTGGCTTTCCTTGACCAATTCACGGAGCTATCAAGATGGTTCGACCCGTTTATCTCGTCGGGTTCTCGGATCCAGTTAACCAGAACCGGCTGCTTAAGCCTGCTAAAACGGTTAGAGTCTAGCCGAGACAAGACACGAACCAAACTCAAGCTCATCAACGGACTAACTCATAGCGCAGGCCTTCTCGTTTTGGCTCTAACCACCACGTTGATTGTTACCATCGCCTCCCACGCCTTTGCTTTGTTCATAGCCGGTCCGACCCTTTTAACCGGTCGATTCAAACCGGTTGGTCTAAGGAATAAGCTAACGAAAACTGCGGCTCGTCTGGACGTGGCAGCGAAAGGTACTTACATCTTAAGCCGTGATTTGGACACGATAAGCCGGTTAGTGACGCGGATAAATGATGAAGTGGAGCACGTACGAGCCATGGCTGAGTTTTGGGCTGGGAGAGGATCGGGTCGGGTTCGAGGCGGGGAAGAAGTGGCTCGAGAGTTGAAGAGATGTGAAGAGAGCTTCAGTGAAGAGCTTGATGAGCTTGAAGAACATATCTACTTGTGTTTCATGACTATTAACCGAGCAAGGAATCTTGTTGTAAGAGAGATTATGCATCCGGATGATCCACCTGATTGCTCATTCGCTCccaaatccaaataa